CAGGATGGGGACTTAACATTCTCTTAGCGTGACTAGACAGGCCAGTTCCCCATTGATAAACACAACCTGATGCTTTAGACacgcacatgtacacacacatatatacaaaaaacacataattatgattaaatattcaattatactATTACAATAtactaattatataattataatattggaATTTGGTTTTCTTTacaattgtatattaaatattcaaaacaaatgacaatattaaaatgattttttatatttaataagatttaaattataataattatgttctttaaattataaaacaatatcaaatattttattatacttgaTATAAAAcctagatttattttaaatatttaaaacatatatacacatattaagacaaataattaaatattataatacacaatataaaaatttttatatctGATATTTTTACTCGTATGCAATACCTGTACATgtaattaaatactattaaaatattcaattgtaatattaaaataaaatgaatattaatataaatatatttaatatataattagaatacTGAATACACAATggtaacatttttatgtttgatatgttttcaatatttgaacaaataataatattaaaatgtatttcatatatcataagaataattaataaaaataattaaatatgaggatagtataatagaataatatataattattaaattacattaaaattatactGTTAAATAGTTATTTCTTATATgcgattaaaaaaatttatatttattatcaatattcaaaacaaatatacatacctatatataaatagatagattattaaatattgtgatattgaaattataattattttaatcattaaattataaaattattaaaataaatgttctcacatttgatataaaaatctaTGTTTACTTTCAATATttcataaacataataataattagaaaaatataatgttaattttaaaatgtaacccaaaacaaatattatatatttgatactTATTTGACATATTATAAGTAATACCTGTACTTGCTAATGCGTGTCTGAGCCCTGCAGCCACACTAGTTACTGGCTCATTCAGGGTCTGCAAGCAGAACAAAACATGATATTATTACAAACCTCACACTTACAATCTTACACTCCTATCATGCAGGAGCCTCATTATATTCTCAGCTCTCACCTTCACGTGGAAAGGTTCTGCTGAGTGTGTTATTCCTGGCGAGAAGCCCAGCTGTCCAAATGCATTGGAGCTGCACACCAAGACCTGACCGTCACCTGAAAGACACAGATCAGATATCAGTTATTCAGCACTCAATTAAACCAGAGGAAGTCTCCACAGGCAGATCTAAGAGCACTCTAAATAAAACCACTCAGAAATTACTGATGTGTGCAACACCCaagctcttttatttttctaCCCAGGCTCTCAATAAtaggaagcctgtttccgccactgaataaaaaaataaaaaaggtaattgcgactttttttctagcaattgtgagtttacatctggcaaatttgacttttttctcagaattgtgagaaataatcTCACAATTGCTAGTAACAAAGTccagttctgaggaaaaaaaagactgatatgttggcagaattgtgaatttataatGCACAATTTTGACttaataactcacaattgtgatttatatctcacaattctgagaaaaaaagtcagaattgtgagatgtaaagtcgaaattacaagaaaaaagtaggaattgtgagataaaaagtctcaataaccttttttattttttattcagtggcggaaacgggcttccatacaacAATCTGCCACACAAGAGTCCAGAATATGAATTTGATGACTGTCACTCAACAGTCAGAATTAATAACAGAGAAGTCCCAACCACAGGACACCTGCTGAACTCTTGAGCACCCAGGCAAAGGGCAGGGCTGAAAGGTTATGACCTCTTGTGATTGACCTTTGTGGTTCTGTCCACACATCAGCAGCTCACCTGATTCTGGGtggagaaatgtttttgtaatactTCAACTTGACCGCTAGAGAGCGACATGTTCCACAAATAAAAGGTCAGCAATTCCAGAAACAGTTTCAGGATTATTTCACAAATTCTATGaaaatgttcaataataatattaaaacctattataatatattattataatattaaatatatcattttaaagttttaactttatttttaatatttaaaacaaattgtaatattaatatgtatttattatataattagaatttGGTATAAAATCAAGAATTTCAATAATTTCGTTTTGTTTCAATATTAAACACAAGCATTATATGCATATACCTATTAAGACTAATAACTAGATATTATggcatttgaaatataataattgtagtaattaaattagaaaaattttatattaaattattgttatatttgagatttaaaaaaaactaaatttataaatttatatatacgtgctaaaacaaataattaaatattatgatgtataaattataataattaaagataacattataatattatttttatatatttgatataaaactATATGTTACACATAATTTGAAAGTGATTTAATCTTTTCATATGTAAAATACAAATCACAAACAAGTAGGCTTATCAGAAAGGACGATATTTAAAGACAAGTACAAAAATATAACAGTTGTTCGTTTTGACGTAGTCACGtggtgtttgtttcttttttcatcgCTGGTCAGGATAAACCAATCACAGGCGTCTGCGATCACAGGCGCTCAAAACGTTTATAGATTCTACTCGAGCcgctttacatttatttatcaggTGAATATACTTGTATGCATAGAGTTATAGGATTAAACAATTTTACTTTCATACACACATGTGTCCTATATGAGAAATAATGTCTTGAGATTTGAATAAGGTATTTTGGCATTTGAGAGAGCCTCTGAAGAGCACGATTGTTTGCACCTtagaacatatttattatataagcaACTCTTTAATAACAATGTCTAGCAAATTTCTCTACAACCTAAACTTGAACTGATAGGCATACTTCGTTCAGAGTTTCTAACGAATTACTTATAGAGACGCTAAGCATTCATTTgtatcttgtaaaaaaaaaaaaaaaaaaaaaaaaaaaaaaaaacattcttccatgtcaatatttacatgcattttaataaatacagaTTATTCCAGGTCCTACTCCACGTAGAcatccattttaaataaagaaacaataacACATAGCATACACTGTATATACTAAATGTTTCATAGACTCACAAAGATACTGTTTATATACTAAAATCTATCAGACAGTATCTCTGAATAAATAAACGTGCCAATTTGAAATGACAAATGACATAAATGCAAACCGAAACCatcaatatattaagatatatcaatatatacacacacttcacATTTGTAGCCTCAATTTAACCAAAACCATTGTGGTCACCTTGCATAAAAAAACCACCTTGTCAAGTAGAAAACTCACATAAAATACTCCACTTGCAAGCATTTAGCACAGCTTTTGCTGATCCACATATTTAAACTTTAACAAGAGCCAAACTAATTATATAAACAGACACAAGGATTTGACTTCGTTTGGTGGGTTTTCATGCCATGCATGATTCAGAAAGTGAAGTACTGTGACAAAGCAGACGAACTGGTACATGAAATAATGGATGGTTTGCTGGGAAATGTTTAGTTTTTCAGACTCCTAACTGCATGTTTAGCCTGCTTAGTGCATCTCCAATGATATCCAGCTCATGTCTTAGCTCTTCCACCACGTTGTTGATGCTGGCCGTGTCCTTCAGAACATCGACGCTCTGCGTGTACGGGTTGTAGCGCACTGAGAAGGGCCTCTTGATGGTCTTTGCAAACtccctaaaaaataaaactcaattttAAATGCAAGTGATAGTGCTAAATCCTCAGATGATATATgcagtaaatacttttttagcaattttattatcatttaattgaCTGTAAGAATACAGTTTCATTTTCTATTACCTCATTTTGACTTTTGCTTCCTCGAAGGTGTCCGAAACAAAGTAGACATCCTGAAAGGTGGTGATGATGCACTCCTGTTTGCTTGTCACATTGGGGTCAAAGGGCAAGATCCTGGCGTTTCCTGAGAGTGCATGCTGGACGAAAAGGAACGATCATCTCTATTTATAAGGTGAAAAacatgcattatgcattatgtaGAAAAAGCTTTTGTGGTTCATTACCTTCAGCTCGCTGATGGAGGACAGCAGACCGGCTCCATAAGCTCTCAGTCGCCCTTCTTGCTTACAGAGGCCGAACTCCACAGTGAAGAAATAACACTGAAACATAGAATGGAAttgttaataaatatgtatttgtagtatattcACATGAAAACACTCAAATCTCAAGGCCGGGCATTACTTACAGTGGCGAGTTTCTGTACAGAGTCATCCGATGCTCCTAGTGATGCGAGACCGATCTCCTGACTGAACTGAGCAAAGCTGGGCTCGGCCAAAAGAGGGACATGTCCAAGCAGCTCGTGACATGTGTCTCTAAAACAGACAGACACGTTCACATGATCACCTGCTCAGAGTAACAATTCCTTTATCAGTACAGATCTTTAATTATAGCAAACAAAGATAAAGTCTGTTGCATATCTACTCTTGTGaaataagcattatatatattttttatctaaatctattttattatatatatgatattatgtatctataatatatatatatatctatatatatatatatatatatcttaatatataaagatatacaCAAATGTGCATATAAAGAcagatatatgaaatataaatgttaaatataaaaaatgtattttatatacataaacataaattacaaaaaaggaaaaaacaggaaataattatataaaatctgaatatataaatgtaaactgtaaatatatagaagtaaatctgaatatatttaaaatctgaatttataatgtaaataagaataaattattataaatctgATAATATAACTGTAAATCTGAATGTTTAGTTATAAGTCAAAATTTATATAGATacaaattgtgataaaaaaaaatgtaaatcacgaatatatagaagtaaatctgaatatatatctTTAAGTctgaatacataaatgtaaactgtgaatatatacttttaattctGAATATACGTTTACCATGAAAGTTGCAATATGCCTATAGGTAAAAAACTGAATgaacataaatgcaaaataaaaattagtgctgtcaaatgattaaatcgcgtccataataaaagtttttgtttacataatatatttaagtgtactgtgtatatttattatgtaaatataaatacacacacatgcatgtatatatttcagaaaaatatgttatgtttatatattaaatatttttatatataatataaattatatgaatataaatataaacatgtaaatacatgtaaatattttcaaatatataaggaaatttgtttgtatttattatatacataataaatatacacagtacacagacattatattacataaacaaaaacgtttaatttgaatgcgattaatcgcagttaatcatttgacagcactatgcGATTAATCGCAGTTAATCATTTGACCGCACTAGTTTAAACCAACGCTTACGGAAACTTCAAAATGAGGTCATGACAGTTGtcgtgtatgtttatatatatgtatgtatttttgtgttttatattaaatgtgttttcataaactgtaaacacatttaatataaaacagaaaaacatgtattttatacagtgtgtatatataaacgtatttatatatatatttttttatttgatttacattttatatctAACAtccttttttgtaaatatattagagTGACAGTCAGACCATTGTTAAGTTTGCTAACATTTGATTGTTTGCGTACTCACGGCTCGGGTGTGTAGAGGGGGTCTGAGCTGTGTCGCACATACTGAGTGCAGTGAAACACACGGAAGGCCAGACCTGCCAGGAAGTCTCGTGGGGAGAGATACCCAGCCACAGGCCTGATGGTGAAGCCAGTGCGCTCTGAAACATCATAAAGCAATGTTACAGAGAAAAGAGTGTATAAATCCTGAACAAACCAACAATTAAAGAACTGACATCCCTTTCTCTCACCTTTGAGGAAGCGTGAGACGTCCTCCAGCTGCGGGATGTTGTCCTCGCGGACGTCACAGTGTTTGATGAGCAAGGGCAGGTTCTTGAGGTACTCGCGGCAGGCGTGTGAGGGGTAGAGTTTATTCAGCTCCCTGAACACCACTCCCCATGTTTTCACCTCCTCGTCTGTGAACTCTATACGGGGAATGGGGTCTCCACTGGTGGAAGGGCCAACATTTAATTAGACTTATTGTAAATGTGTATTACTCTAatgttaaagtatatttaaaaactcacTGTTTGTAGCTCATAGCCAAGTCTGCGAAATACTTCCTCCTTTTGCGATAGACGTTGTCTTTGAATCCCTGTCGTAATAGAATCATAACAGTGAGCAACATGATGACATCATACTGATGCGGTGATCGAGATGAAACGTTGCCACTTACTGGATGATCTGCATCCAGGTCTGATCCGTACATCAGCACGCGGTTCGCACATTTATCCAGATCTGAAATCTTCTTCGGGAACCATGGCATGCTCTCCATCTCTGGAGAAAATAACCAACAGTCAAATATTGAACATTTGtgtagtaatttaaaaaaagtcacatcTGTCTGAGATTGCAATTTATTCATGTACCGCTTTCTTCAGGCAGGCGGTTGTCAGGCGCGTCCATCTCGAGCACGTTCACGTGTTTCCTCAGCAGCTGAAGGATCTCGTGAAGCTGCTCGCGGTTGCTGTCACAGTCTACGAAGATCTCGAACTCTGAGTTGCGCCTTTTGGATTTTCTGGATTCGATGTGCACCAGGTTGACGTGGTTTTTCCTGTTGGATTTATATGTGATGGTTAAAGTTAACCTTTTTAAATCAAGGAAAGGAATATTTAAATGTGCAAGAAAATTGGTCCTGCAACCCTTCACCTGGAAAAGTTTTAGTGCCTTGACAAGTCCACCGACTTCATTCTTCAAGGAGAACACAACAGCAGCCCGGCCTCTCTC
The DNA window shown above is from Cyprinus carpio isolate SPL01 chromosome B25, ASM1834038v1, whole genome shotgun sequence and carries:
- the LOC109086690 gene encoding tryptophan 5-hydroxylase 1-like isoform X2; the encoded protein is MNLGLTLEEKQLNNEMNKSAYPKIEENKDNKTVSTERGRAAVVFSLKNEVGGLVKALKLFQENHVNLVHIESRKSKRRNSEFEIFVDCDSNREQLHEILQLLRKHVNVLEMDAPDNRLPEESEMESMPWFPKKISDLDKCANRVLMYGSDLDADHPGFKDNVYRKRRKYFADLAMSYKHGDPIPRIEFTDEEVKTWGVVFRELNKLYPSHACREYLKNLPLLIKHCDVREDNIPQLEDVSRFLKERTGFTIRPVAGYLSPRDFLAGLAFRVFHCTQYVRHSSDPLYTPEPDTCHELLGHVPLLAEPSFAQFSQEIGLASLGASDDSVQKLATCYFFTVEFGLCKQEGRLRAYGAGLLSSISELKHALSGNARILPFDPNVTSKQECIITTFQDVYFVSDTFEEAKVKMREFAKTIKRPFSVRYNPYTQSVDVLKDTASINNVVEELRHELDIIGDALSRLNMQLGV
- the LOC109086690 gene encoding tryptophan 5-hydroxylase 1-like isoform X1 yields the protein MLSGILLSGRRGQGRLLSHMRDKRNMMNKSAYPKIEENKDNKTVSTERGRAAVVFSLKNEVGGLVKALKLFQENHVNLVHIESRKSKRRNSEFEIFVDCDSNREQLHEILQLLRKHVNVLEMDAPDNRLPEESEMESMPWFPKKISDLDKCANRVLMYGSDLDADHPGFKDNVYRKRRKYFADLAMSYKHGDPIPRIEFTDEEVKTWGVVFRELNKLYPSHACREYLKNLPLLIKHCDVREDNIPQLEDVSRFLKERTGFTIRPVAGYLSPRDFLAGLAFRVFHCTQYVRHSSDPLYTPEPDTCHELLGHVPLLAEPSFAQFSQEIGLASLGASDDSVQKLATCYFFTVEFGLCKQEGRLRAYGAGLLSSISELKHALSGNARILPFDPNVTSKQECIITTFQDVYFVSDTFEEAKVKMREFAKTIKRPFSVRYNPYTQSVDVLKDTASINNVVEELRHELDIIGDALSRLNMQLGV